The Macadamia integrifolia cultivar HAES 741 chromosome 4, SCU_Mint_v3, whole genome shotgun sequence genome contains the following window.
GCCCTTCACAAGGCAGAATTGTTGGTAAATAGAAGGCAAAGATTGAACAATCTTTCTCCTTCAAGACTGATTTATCTTTTCTTAGTTATAACATTTCTTTGTAGGTTACATGGTCCTACACTTACACCAGACTGGGATACACGGGAAAACATCACCACTCTGCCCCGAAGGATTGGTGGACGGAGGATATATCCAATCTTGACATAGACCTTTTTCGTACTATAATTGCTGCCATCAGATTGACAAAGATGCTCTCACCACAGCTTATTGGTGAAGCTTTGCATGTCTATGCATGTCGATGGCTACCAGACACATCACAGAGCAGTCTCCCAGAGACTTCAGTATCTCAAACTGAATCAGCAGTGGAGAAGCATAAGCAGATACTAGAGACTATTGTGAACATGATTCCATCTGATCATGGCTCAGTATCAATTGGTTTCCTGTTAAGGCTCCTCAGCAAGGGAAAGATTCTTGGGGTGTCTCCTTCAACAAAGACTCAGCTCATAAGGAGATCTGGTCAGCAGTTAATGGAGGCAACAGTTAAGGATCTGCTCTTTCCTTCACACTTATCTTCTGATCGGCATTTCTATGATACCGACTTGGTATTGGCAGTATTAGAAAGTTTCTTGTTGCAATGGCGAAGGCAAGCCTCTCCAGGAGATGGTGATTCTCTAAGGGTTATAAGGAAGGTGGCACAGCTTATCGATTCTTACCTCCAGGTTGTCGCAAGGGATGTCAACATGCCAGCATTGAAGATAGTCACTCTTGCAGAATCCTTACCAGAGATTGCCCGGCCAAGGCATGATGACTTGTACAGGGCAATTAACATATATCTCAAGGTAAATTAATAACTTTTGGCCAAtataaatttgagaaaaccaagTACTGCAACTGGGCTTTGGTAAGTGAACTGAGACGTTGCCCGAAACAACCTGAGGTGACCTGAGCACTACCCAAGAACCACAAACCTAAGTGAAACCCAAGTGAAATACTAAACAACCCTGCTTTAATGATACTTTCTTGCTGGTTCGGTTGGAATGATTCCTGTCCAGAAAATAATTGTTCTTCTTGTCTTATTATCTACTATAAACCAGTTACATATTGTCGATGAATCAAAACTTGCAAGTTTAAATTGTCCGGCGTTCCTTACCACCTGAATTGCCTTTGGCACCAGGAGCACCCAGATCTAAGCAAGTCAGAGAAAAAGCGTCTCTGCCGGATTCTAGACTGCCAGAAATTGTCCCCTGAAGTATGTGCACATGCAGTAAGAAATGAACGGCTGCCACTGAGAACTGTTGTGCAAGTCCTGTTCTACGAACAAGAGAGAGGTGCAGGGCCAACAACTCATGAGCCAAAACCAGCCGAGAAGAACCCTGAAGAAGAGCATCCTCAATCAGTTACCAGGGGCGACAATCATGGAAGGTTGAAATCAGGACTGGAGGAACAATTTGGTGGGGTTGAGAGTGTTAGGAAGGCCACAAGCCCAAGCTTAGTGGAAAGAGTGCATCGCAGAACGATCAAATCGGATGAAAGGCAGCAACTGGAGTTGGAAACGAAGGCGGGGATGGGGAATCTAAGAGAGACTGGAGAGGAAGGTATGTCCAGAAGCCTGTCGGAGTCTAACAAGACCACAGGAAGGAAAATTAAATCAGATCTTAGCCATAAAAGAGGTGGGAACAGATAGTTTTATAAGCTAGAGAGCTTTCTATCTGTTGCTATATTTCCTTATCTTCTGTTCTACATTTTTCAATATATGGTAAATAATATTCTTATACATTCACCCTGGACTGTAATCCAAGTTGTCGATCAGGAAACAAAGTAGAGAAATTTTAAATATAGGGATTCAATGCCTATTTGATTAATTACTTGCATTTCCTACCAGATTTCTATCACTGAATGCTGTGAACATCTGGTTACAGCATGGTATGAATTATCACAGAtttatccaatttttttttttttttctatcagaCATTAAATCGCAGCTCGAGTCCATCATATTTGCCGTTGCTTTTCAGATCTATTTGAATTCGAGGAATTCATGGATGTAATTCATTGCTGGCTCAGTTTCTGCTTTATATATGAACCCCCCTTACCCAAAGCAAAAAAGTGACAGAAAATCAAACGCAAAGCGGACTCAAAATACTCAAAAAGAGATCATTTAGGATGAGAACTTCTCTATGTACAATATAACTTCTGTTACAAAGCAGCCGCGTACAAGGTTACAAGGTTACAAGGAGCCTTGAAAAAATACGCGGCAAAAACACAGACAAACAACCTAGTCGCTAACATTAAAGTCCTGTACAAAACTGCTATGTACACTGACTCGACATTGAGTGATATGGGATCCATGTATAGAGACTTACACACCAGAAAGAACCCAGGTGAGCTTCTCAATTCTCATTCATGGCACATTCACCAAATGCAAGTGGCTTCTTCTTCTGGCAACAATGGAGTTCTACAGAGTGGGCAGGAAATGTTCCAGTAATCTAGCCACCTCTCCAAACAAACCTTGTGGAAAAAGTGGCCACAACACAGATGGTTTATCTCCGAGTCCGGTTCAAATCCATTGAGACAGACAGGACACTCTTGTTCAGATTGGCATTTGAAGACAGAGCCAAACCGGATCGCCGGAGTTCGGTTCCGGAATTCCTCTATCAAGGTATTTGATGGGGTTAAATTGAACATAAATGACTCTGGTGTGGTCTCATCGGTATCTGATGATGTTGATGATAATCTGATGCCAACTATGTGAAGGATGGACCGGAGTATGCCTTTGAAGATTGAGATGGATAGAGCTGTGTTTACTATGAGGATGCAGAGAACTCCTTCAGATGGAGCAGGGAGGCTTGAGAGACCCATTTTGAATTATTTGATTTAGATATAGATACGATATTCCAATGTTTTGAGATCAATTCAGAGAAAGTGGTGATCTGGTGAGAGGGTCAACTATAAATTTAACTTAGAAACTAGATTACGTCTGGAAGAAAGATTGAGGAATTTCTGCAGAAGCAGAGGAAGGCAATGACTGCCCAGAGGTTGTTATCTTGTTCGATTTGCGGAAGAGCTGGAGAAGCAGAGACTGGGTCCCTCTACAGAACTGCAAGCAAATAAATAAGGGATCAGGAAAGTCATGGGATACAGAGACGATCAATTAATTAAGTTTCTAAATGAATGCAGAATACAGATAGAATTCCTTGGAacagaaataaaaatctaatcAATAAACTGTAGTAGAAAAAAAGACAATACTCTGCTTGTCTAAAATACATGAATTACTCCTCCTTTGTCAACAAAAACCAGAATCAATCCTTTTAGTGTAGAAACCCAATCACCCAACCAAGTAACAGAGGTAACAAATATGAAAAACATATTTTTGATTGGGTTTATGAAGTTCTCttccacaccaaaaaaaaaaaaaaaaaaaccaatgacCAAACCACATCCTTAACagcagaagaagatgagaaaatcGTTTCTAAATTCTAAGAGGTAGCATTTAAGTATTGAtgggtgaagaagaaagaaatgaagattaaACACAGAGTGATCTTCAGAAAGAAACCAACTTTGTCAACTTGCAACATCTGAAGTAGATCAAAATTAGACGAAATTTCTGATATTTGATTACGCAAGTCTGGTTTAAAAAGGAATGCTACAAGTTGAAACCTCAaccgaaagaaaaaaacaagaaaacccATGGCGAAAACTGTTACAACTGTTAAATAATAAatatgcagagagagagagagagagagagggagggactTACATCTCACGGCGAGCTTTGAGTTTCTCTGGGAGAGAAACTGAAGAAAAGGAAATCTGAGGTAACAGATCTGAAAAGGTTCTCTATCGTATTGGGATTGTAAACTCAGTTATCGATCCCAGCTACCTTCCCTCTCTGGTTTGTCCTTGAACATTATTATTATATAGACTATGGagtggggaggggaggggaggggaggggaggggaagaagGAGTAGAGTGGAGCAGAACCAAGCCCGATCATGGGCGGTTTATTTAACCATGGTTAAGTTCTCTTTGGACCATGGTTACTTTTCATGTTTCCCTTTCTTTAATCcagcaaaagaaaaagtttGGTTTAGGTAAAACGGTTAACTTCAAATTTTATAATGGAGAGAAAACACTACCTGGTTGTGGGCTCTGCGCCAGCACTAAATCGGGGCATATAGCAAGGCATTCAATTGTATATAAAGTCTGGATGCAAGAGTGCACAATCGGGTAGTGTtcttttcttaaataaataaaaagattgtGCATAATTTTACCACAAGTTGTGCCCGcttgtttctctctttctccttttgaaataattctttcttctcttatatGATGCCCCGTTTTGTGTTATTGTTAGGGCCATTCATTTGCTTGTCGCATATGAGCGGGcagttgtctctctctcttccttaaaataaataagagataGGGTTTGATTCCTCATACTATATCGGTAGAGGAAGAATATCTCACATCACACCAATAGCAATAGTATATGAAATGATATTATATATAAGGAGTCACATTGgttaaggagaaaagagaaaataaataaataattttttttggaagaggaCATATCTTACGCGGATAATGTGGGATAAATATAACCCTAAGTGGTAATTTAGTTGGCAAAGGACCATGTCTAAGAAAAGAGAGACCTTGAGTTTgactcttctcctcttcttaggGTCATCATCCCATTAGGTTTCATGGTCCTCATGGGACTTGCTCTTTCTTGATTTATGTGTGTAAAAGGTTTTACTTTTGCTTTCTATGCTATTTTTTGTCCACATgatacatccatgatccatgcAACTTATGATGGATgtactttttttaataaagaaaaaagttgCCACGATGTTAATGTGCAAATTCGTACGCATATCTCCTCACATCTCATTTATGGgccccacattttttttttcttaatgaactCTTTGGTAGATGATTGGATTTCCCACCTCATCATTGATGGAAAATTGTATTTTAACATGCAACAATCCCTCTCCtttttcaatttaatttaaaaaaaaaaaatttgggttaaTAGATTGTAAGTTGGCCCTTTAAAATTGTAATATTAGCATTCCTCTTTAAACTATTGGGGTTTGGTACCCTTCATGTTAAATTTGGTGACCAAACATATACATGTGATATACTTCAACATTTTACTAAATTATCCTTGTTTCACCATACAAAATCAAAATGTCAAAAACTATTTCTAATCACCTAAGGTGAATAGAGTGAATCTTTTCATCCATAAAGATTTAACCGTCAGATTTAGCCAAGAAAAAGTATTTTAAACCTCCAAATCAACATGGGTTGAGAGGATCTTAATAGAATTACATGTGGATCTATGAATGGACATGTGTCAACGTACTAAttctctgaatttttttttttttttttaaaatatttcagACATGTTCCAATCAAGAAGAAACAAGCACTCACCACTCACCACTCACCACTCACCTACTCAGCAATTTGGAAAAGCATGCCACGCATTGTATAGGGGACCAAAATGTTCTATCTATATTTATTGGCCGATTTAGACCTCAAACAAGTAGTCAAGTAGTCAAGTAGAGGCAAAGGATTTTAAACTCAGGAatcgggttgaatcggtttctgTCGATTTCAATCTGGACTAGATTAGAATCAATCGAAGTCAATACAAAAAAACATTTGAACAGACTCCTCATATCTAAAAATACAATATCaaataaatattattaatttGGGCTTGTTCAGCTTCTCTAAGGCTTTTTTTAGGGTAAGAGTTACCTACAACACTACATTGAGGAGGGGCAATCTTCCATGCCAAATGGCGAAATTTACATGGTATACACATGGTCAAGTtaggaaagagggaaaaaaaaaaaaaaccatatgaaAAGGCGATAGTACATTAACATCGTGggaaacaatttttttgtttcttaaaaTTAACATTGTTTATCTAGAAAGCAATTACATGTATTGGATCAATGTCAGTGTTATTTTCCTAAGATAATGACAGTCAAATAGTCTCTCATTTTTTGAGAGCAGAAACACCACACATTTTAAAAGCAACTCATCCACATTTGCTTAACCAAATTTAaaacattaattaattatttgggCAAGATGAGAAGTCACCATTTCATGATTGGCCACATCTATGTTATATACTAAGGCTATATATGACCTTAGAAGGAAGAAGGTTACTGCATCTCCCTTCCTAAGGCCTAAGCTAACACTTTAATGGTATAGGTAATCAGTTTTTCCTATAAACACAACTTTAAATCCATGTGTATCTATATATAATGACTAGCTAGCTAATTAATCATATTGAAATGAAATAGATAAACTAGTCACAAATATAGTTAGTTAAAACCCATTTTAAACGTTGTTTTTCGTGCCTCTTttgtttgccctttttttgaatTCAACCCAATGATATGgcaagaaaaaataatgaattttcatttaagaataataatttaatattatatatgttTAATGGCCTATTATTCTTTACTAATAAGACGTGAGTTGGTCCCACAATTATATAATTGTGTACATTATTGTTTTTTGCTCcatatttttttaactataCTCGTTTAAAACTCatatctatctttttttttttctctctttctattaTTATCGTAATGTTTAACTGTATTTATAATTGTCATTGTTCAAATTTCCAAGCGTTTTAAAGACAGCATATTGAacgattttttctttttgccattCTTATTTTAACTAACTATGGTCACAACTACCCTAATATTCGAGCAAATGATAATTAACCCGTCAAATTATCACAATAGTGATTGGCCCTACCATGGATCTTACCATCAACTCCACAATCAAAGCCACTTTAGCTCATTTAAGTTTCTTTAATTGAATCAATCAAGGAGGCATCACCAGCATTATCTTTTGGGATTAAATAAAACTCAATCATCATGGTGGTCCTTCCAATTCTAAGTATTCTAATCCCCACTCCATTCAAGAATCAAGATGCTTCTTATTGTTCAGAGTTTGTTCAGAGTTGTCACCAAAGTGCACCCTTTAGTTCTAATGTGATGGTCAATTGGTCATCTCATGATTCATAAATCAGGATTTTGATTTGGTGACCAACTTGAGAGATAAGATGGCTATGACATCTTTATCATTCAAAGGTCTACAATCTGAGTGTATAGGACCTTTATTAAGAAAATCTTGGGATAACCATGATTTATGAGGGAAAAATGTTCTAAAAATGACActtttctttggaaaaaatGAGGGAAAAATTGTCCGATttgacctacatatgacaattaatatcagtatcagtatcaatatGGATCTGGACCTATTGGATTTGAACCTATGGGGgtattttactaaaaaaaaaaaaataacctatGGGTGTAACAAAGCTAGTGATAAAGCCTTTTCGCATGAcacgtgtttttttttcttcactagTAAAGACGCAATTCTTCTTTCATCGTACGGAAAATATTATCATTTTATAAGTGTACCTAAAAGAAGTGCAAAGCAATGACAACTCTTGAGAACAATGTTTATATATGCATAATATGTAACATGAACGGCCTCATGGAATTAGTTAGAATTAGTTGGAAACCGATCAATATCAGCTTGAACACTAGAAAATTGAGTATAGATTGGTCACTCCAGCTCAACAAGAATTAGGATTAGGCTCAATCGGTCCTATTTTTCGAATCTTGCTTAAGAATGAGTAATGATAAGTTACTTTTAAATTGtttaaagaaagagagatagacacatggatTGTCACTGAATACAACTCTGAAGTAGAGTTCCTATTCTCTTATTTTAAAAACTATTCTTCAATCCTTAACTTAAAAAAATCTTTGAGAACAAAACATAGAAAAATTTAAAAGGTTGCAACTTCTCATTTTACAACTACAACTAGGTTACAAAGAAAACTACTCAAACTTAAAAAGGATCTGATATTGatcatgttttcttctttaataaaataaaattctttaccCTTCTTTTATTTCAATCTAATATGTCCGAATCTAGACTAggaccttttcttttatttctaggGTTAATAGTCTAGAGTAGGACTTACCACATGAGGCACATGGAAGCAAAAATGGTGCACGGATATTTGTCTTGTTTATAAGAATtgagaatcatttaataaaGTAAACCATATTCGGTGCTTTACTGCTCTCTAATTAGGGCACAGAAATTTAGGTACctatctttttttctccccaCAACAAGACGGACCATATCTTCACTGC
Protein-coding sequences here:
- the LOC122076490 gene encoding BTB/POZ domain-containing protein At5g47800-like — its product is MKFMKIGNRPDIFYTEEARRSVSSDVPSDLIIQINNTTYLLHKYPLLPKCGLLQRLSSDGDDPSKVPLELHDIPGEEEAFELCAKFCYGITINLCAHNFVPAFCAANFLGMTESVEKGNFVLKLETFFKSCILEGWKDSVVTLQTAEKLFEWSENLGIIRQCINSIVEKILMQPSKVTWSYTYTRLGYTGKHHHSAPKDWWTEDISNLDIDLFRTIIAAIRLTKMLSPQLIGEALHVYACRWLPDTSQSSLPETSVSQTESAVEKHKQILETIVNMIPSDHGSVSIGFLLRLLSKGKILGVSPSTKTQLIRRSGQQLMEATVKDLLFPSHLSSDRHFYDTDLVLAVLESFLLQWRRQASPGDGDSLRVIRKVAQLIDSYLQVVARDVNMPALKIVTLAESLPEIARPRHDDLYRAINIYLKEHPDLSKSEKKRLCRILDCQKLSPEVCAHAVRNERLPLRTVVQVLFYEQERGAGPTTHEPKPAEKNPEEEHPQSVTRGDNHGRLKSGLEEQFGGVESVRKATSPSLVERVHRRTIKSDERQQLELETKAGMGNLRETGEEGMSRSLSESNKTTGRKIKSDLSHKRGGNR
- the LOC122076491 gene encoding probable E3 ubiquitin-protein ligase XERICO, giving the protein MGLSSLPAPSEGVLCILIVNTALSISIFKGILRSILHIVGIRLSSTSSDTDETTPESFMFNLTPSNTLIEEFRNRTPAIRFGSVFKCQSEQECPVCLNGFEPDSEINHLCCGHFFHKVCLERWLDYWNISCPLCRTPLLPEEEATCIW